Genomic DNA from Betta splendens chromosome 10, fBetSpl5.4, whole genome shotgun sequence:
TGGCATCACAGGCATGCGCTCGTACCTTCAGGCAAAACTGCTTAACAGTCACATAGTcatgcatacacacataaaTCACACAACCACAAAACCCGCTTCACAAAAAAGCTAAGATCATGTTGGTTAGAAGGCTGTCATGCgttttttttattccagttGACTTTGGAGTGTCAGCTCAGCTGGACAGGACCATCGGTAGGAGGAACACCTTCATCGGGACTCCCTATTGGATGGCTCCAGAGGTCATCGCTTGTGACGAGAACCCTGAGGCCACATATGACTCTAGGGTACTtactttcattaaaaaaatcccactttTATCATCCATGTGTGCTAGTATCGTTCTGGCCCCAGCTCAACCTGAACGCAGAGTCAaaagaacaaaataacaaacatttTTTCATGGTTTTATGTTATAAAGCCTAAATAAACAGCCGCAGCTCCATACAACATCGTGGGGAGAATGGTGGACAGGTTTTATTGTCCTGTCTGCTCTGCTACACTCTTTGCTCATTGCAGTCTGTTTAACCTGGGGTCAAATTGGAGATTCTAAATTGCCTGTCCATGTAAGTGAGAGTAAATGGTCACAGTATACTGGGGATGTACTGTAAGAAATGtaaatgataataatgaaaTGCAGCAGTACATAAATCATGAACAAGTGTTTATGATGAAATCTGTCTGACCTtcgtttacattttaatttcaaGCATATCTTAGATTTTACAGTAGAATATAAATTTCAGTTGTTAATTCATGTTGCATATCCTTCCACAATGTCTAAACAGCCCATGTAACATACACAGCAAattagcagtgcagcagcttcaaGCTTCCATCAGGGAACTTGTTTGTTCTTGCCCCTTTAATGAGACAAGGACAAAGAGCTCTGATTTATGCATAGCTTCAGATATCATTTTATCATGGCAAAGATTACACCAGAGTGCTTACTCATGCACTATGGTTGAACATCAGGGTAGCAAATTAGATAATTGCaataaatgtattgtaaatTGGCCGTGGTCTgtatatgtggccctgtgatggaaaTGACAGCTGGAAAAGGCTCCAGCATTATGAGAATAAAACAATTCAGAAGAGAATGtctatataatattttattactgcGGAACACATGTAAAGCAACActtcatttttttctattttccagTACTAATATAGATTTTCACATAAAcaccttttacatttttaaccattttcattgcTTCCATTCACAGAGTGACCTCTGGTCCCTAGGCATCACTGCTTTAGAGATGGCTGAAGGAGCCCCACGTAAGTGAAAAACAACGAAACAACTACACATACACAGTTTGATTGCTGAATACatgatgtttctgtttgtagACCCACAGTGAATATTTCTGTAAATATTTCTTCTATGTGTAACTGCCGCTGTGACCGTCTGTCCCTCTCTGACCATGTCTCTTACTTTCTAGCACTGTGTGACATGCATCCCATGAGAGCTCTGTTTTTAATTCCACGAAACCCTCCTCCTAAACTTAAATCAAAGAAATGGTAAGTCCCCCTCTGCTACGCGCATACACATATGCAGGATGGAGAGAGTTTTTGTTTCTGATAACACAACATGAAATCACCTTTGTTGTGGGTTCAGAAAGAGACGCTCAACACTTTGTTCTGAAATTGAAAGGAAGCTCAAACTCACTTAGATCACCCACGGTAACATTTGATTACATATAAAGTGTCATATACACTTCCCTTTGACAGAAAGCACACATATTTATCCCTATTTCTCTTACAGTAGCACTCTCTTCCTCCCttactgtgaaaacactgacactgagccTCATACTGACTTTCATTAACTGTTAATGCGATTAGAAGTACTAGTTTATGGGACAGTTTTTAATAGCTTCAACCGTCTCAGTAGCAACGGCTTGTAGTCTTCGTACCCTTGGGGACGGCCTAaggcaacaaaacaaatctgtgcATTCCCTATTTCCCGTTAATTAAGAGCACACACAACATACGTCTTGTTAGAAGCACTTCGGTGCGCAGTTGTCTGGATCGAACTTAACTCAATGATTTTGCCAGAACTTGATTACTACCTTGCATCCTGCAGGTGAGTTGAAACAAATTTGAGAATGCACTGAGAGGTTGTAAATGCTTTGCACTGGTTTCTGTATTCGCCTTTACTGCTGTACCAAAGGCATAATGACTTTGTAGTGTGAAACCTTTTCATGGACCTTGCTCTGACTTGTATTTTAGGGgatttttgtattaaaaaatgtgttgaaaTGTAGTAGTTCCTTAGTTAAGTCACATCCTGTTTGTCTAGTTTATTCATAGACAGCTCTCAGACAGCAACTGCCTGCCTTCAGACTTGAAGATTGTCAATCTGAAAAACATgatgaaattaaatattgagAATAAATCTTGGAAATCTAAGTGAATGtgtatttaaataattacatttaaaataaagataatcataaataaaatttatGGGCAGTAATGTTTTACTTAAAAATGAATATCGTTAAGGACTCTTAACTGGGACACTTTAGAACCTAATTAAGTTTACAATCAAACAAAGCAGATGTGTTACATGTTACTGTGTATATTTTTATAGTGTTAGTTTGGATGGTAATATTTATGCTGCATCTCTTCCTGCACTGTCTTTCATAGGTCGAAGCGGTTCTTGTCATTCATTGATAGTTGTCTGGTCAAGAACCACCTGCACCGACCCACCACTGACGCCCTGCTGAGACACGCATTCATCAGAGACCTGGCTAATGAAAGGCAGGTTCGCATCATGCTCCGAGATCacctggacagaaccagaaagaagaaggagaaaggtGAGGAGACTGCGCTTGTTTTATGAAACTGCTGCCGTTTTGATTCTACACACTAGTTTAAGTATGGCAGCATAGAGAAGATACACAGTGTCAGTGTAACATCCAGGCGTATTCATGATTGAGGTCATCACCTCTCCCACTCATTGCTGCCAACTGTGAAGTAATCTAACGTGAGCAACTGATACCATTTTAGAACCTTTTCCAAATAAGCTACTTCACAGGCGTATGCCAAAAGTGTCCCTTGTGTTTCACAAATTCACAGTATCATCTGGTTTTTAGCCCAGTCATGGTGACTACCAGCTGagggtgcagcagctgctttattcGAACAGCCAAACAGGATGATTTACTACAAGCTGTTTACATCACCCAGAAACATATATAGttttacacttttattttgacacgccattttattattataatctgCAGGTTTCTATTATCACTgcagtgaaatgaaaacaatttAGACATAAGACTAAACTGATATATTCTATTGGTCCAATAGACCAACAAACAGTTTGATGGGCAGAAATGCTAACTTAGTTACAGTTATACAGTATTatcatgcacatactgtattaatatCTATTAAAGTAGTTGATACATTAATAATGAATAGATGACAAGTTTCCCTCATATGTTATGAAGTCTTTAAATTTCAACTCTATGTCTATTATCTGAGATATTTTGAATTTAATTGAACCGAGAAGGAAGAAAATAAGCGTCACAGTGAGAAAGTgagacaaacagaacaagagggaaaggaggaggaatgtTTGATCATGCCAGCAGGCTGTACACGGCTGACCCTTGCTCTTTTTTTCTGCGCTTTCACTCGGGACGTTTTACACAACTGGCACAGAAAGAGACTCAGCGATGGAAAAAGCAACAAAGGGCGAGACAAATTAGAAatatagagagagaggaaggaaggcacCTACGGTGTCATTCATCCTCATCCTGTTCTAAagattgattctgcatgagctGCATGTGGATAACATGCAGTCACAAACAGTGGAAAAGATTTAAGGAAGGGGAGGAGAAAACTGATATTTAtgactttgctttttttgttttcacactgaTTTTCAAGGAATGTAATACATTACTGCATTGTTCTTTTGGTTTATTCATCTTCATCTTGGAAACTGAAAAGACAGCCATGGTAGTGAGGGAGAAAAAGCtgaggggaaggaaggaggaaactgAATGACCATCTGTTTCTAATCTTCTGCTAGCTTATAAAAACACACTAATGACTAGTAGACCTTGTGCATTCTGCATGGGTTgtctatgtgtgcgtgtgtgtgtgtgtgtgtgtgtgtgtgtttgtttatgggaGTGTGTCAGTGTGCCCCTATGTTTCTCCAAAATAATGAAATTCTGCTAGTCCTAAGTGCATGTAGGCAAAAAGTCACTactgcaggaaaaaaacaccCTGGGCCGTGATGCAAAAAGCTTTTGTCATTTTCAGTATACCCAGGAGTAGTTACAGCAGGAATGGTCTGTTGTGGAAGATGAACCACTCTAAGGAATAGAACCTCGGCCCATGAAAGTGGGGCATTAACCCTCAAAATACACAGCTCTCAGAAAGACACAGAGTAACACGAGCCAGCAGGTTCAACcatgacatcacagcaacagcGTAGATTTCCTCTTAACCTTTCCAAAGTAGAATTTATTAGCAACGCGCACCTGTATTGTGTTACCCCACAGACAACATATGGCATGTCACACAAATGTTCAAGTTGGCCTAAGCCAGTTTCAGACCATATGTCGGCCAAATGTTGACTCGAACCAGCTTTCTGGTCTGTAGACAATCCGCTTCTCTTCAGAACACTGATTTTGATGTAGTGACCACGAACTGCCAGTGAAATTAAAAGGAATTTTCATAGACAGCTGCAACATTAACTACTGGAATTATTGTAAGTTTAACAATATCATTATGTATTCTAAACACTGTTTTACAGCTGAAGAAGAGGAGCTTCTTCACTGTGTAATTTGGGTTCTGTTGCTGAGATGACTCAGCTTTGCTGATCTGACGCCACATTACAGTAAAACAACCCTGTCCCATATGTCTTCAACTAAACAGACCCTCATTTACTTTCTTGCTTCTCGAGTTTGGTTACACTGGACTTTTGTGTGGCTTTGGTAATGACAAAATTACAACTGGCAGCAAACAATGAAGAAACAACATGGCAGGCATGAAGGGATTTGTAATAAGGCTGTGGGTGATTCAGAGGCTACTTCTTTACTGTACTCAAGCAAGGAATGTCCACACTAGTACTCCACCCATGACATTATTTCTTACTCTAAAGACAGTTTTTCAATTGATAACCTGCTGATGTGTGCTAAAGTGCTTAAAGTGGACACCAGAGATAGACAGGAGGCATTCCATAAGTGTTATGCAGCTAATGACTGCTGTTAATACAGTAAAATGTATAGTatagattttaaaaatgtagaTGAATTAGgttattttttaatatactaaataatgtttctaattatttcttattatttttgctTGTCAGAGGGTCCAGAGTATGAGTACAGTGgtagtgaagaagaggaagacgaggtgccggaggaggaaggagagccCAGGTAAAAGCCTTTTCACATCAGGCCCACTGTCAATACCGTGCCCCATATTGATTATTTTCACTTATCATACAGTACTTCAGTACAATACAGTATGGCGTCATGACAAAGAAGTCTGAACCTCATCAGATCATTTTGGTTTAAATATATACAAAGTACGTATGTACATAATGTATAGTCAATAATTACCAAGTGAATACCttcagtgtgtgtacagtgcacGTTTAAAAACAGAAGCACTGGCCCTTCAGCTACTGCCCCAGGGCATCACTTAGCAGATGGCACTACGAGCTCAGCATTTCCTCTTAGGACGAGGCCCATGGCTTATTTAACTGTGTTATCATATACACTTAGCCTCTTATTCTAactttctctgcctctccctcttaGTTCCATAGTGAATGTTCCTGGTGAATGGACGTTGAGGCGGGAGTTTCTCCGCTTACAGACAGAAGATCGTGATAAAAGCAGAGACGGAGGCTATGGAGATGGTGGAGGTCAACAAAGGCCACAGGTGCGTTGAATATGTACTCTTTTTGTAACTCCAGTCATAAGTTagcaagtaaataaaataagagTAAGGCACTTCGAAACTTACTAAGTTAGATGATACTGAGTTAGAATTTATTCAAGGGtttatggtaaaaaaaaaactacagtattATCAATTCCTGCCATGTGATAGTTTGTAATCTTTTTCTTATTGTCACAATCTGTCACAATAGATTTTCTGTTGTTATGTAATTTATATTTTCCTGTAGCATTAAAACCTCTTAGTCTTATGTAATGTAAAATCTACAGTAAGTAGCAGTAATTTCACttgatgcacacacaggcacatacagtagaaaaggTCTTAGCAAATTAACTGAGATCAGAGAATTAAGAAGACGTCCATCCTGATATCTACTGCAGTAACATACTGAGCAATTAGCCTTTAGCCATGAGACTGTCCTAAATGTCATGCCAGTGCAATAGTTCATCTGACCTTCTTTTAAAGTTAAGCTTTTACTGAGTTCAAATAACTTGTTTTAAAAGCTATGTAGTGTCCCTGCTTTTCTTGTGACTGTGATACTAAACTTCATGTCCAGGCATTGCAGCAGCACAGGCAACAGCTGGCAGAGCAGGAACGATACAAGCAGCAGTTGGTAGCtgacagacagaagaggatCCAACAGCAACACGAGCAGCGGCAGAAGTTAGAGGATGTAAGTGCAGCTTAAAGATATTTTTTGTTCTCTATTCTCAGCACCGTGGGTGAGCTTCAGTCCGGAAATGAAACATGTCAGGAAAAGAGGAAATGCTCCATCAGCTTAAATTCACTACAGTATGTCTTCACAAGAAACGCTTGCGTCATCTTTCGCCTTCTGAGTCACGTTGTTACTCTGCCCACTTTAACTGTTCAGACACCTTCAAAAAGAAACTGGCGACTGC
This window encodes:
- the si:zfos-2326c3.2 gene encoding mitogen-activated protein kinase kinase kinase kinase 4 isoform X9; the protein is MSRENTTRSLDSIDLAALRDPAGIFELVEVVGNGTYGQVYKGRHVKTGQLAAIKVMEVTEEEEEEIKLEINMLKSYSHHRNIATYYGAFIKKGPAGQDHQLWLVMEYCGAGSVTDLVKKTKGNYLKEDWIAYICREVLRGLSHLHSHHVIHRDIKGQNVLLTENAEVKLVDFGVSAQLDRTIGRRNTFIGTPYWMAPEVIACDENPEATYDSRSDLWSLGITALEMAEGAPPLCDMHPMRALFLIPRNPPPKLKSKKWSKRFLSFIDSCLVKNHLHRPTTDALLRHAFIRDLANERQVRIMLRDHLDRTRKKKEKEGPEYEYSGSEEEEDEVPEEEGEPSSIVNVPGEWTLRREFLRLQTEDRDKSRDGGYGDGGGQQRPQALQQHRQQLAEQERYKQQLVADRQKRIQQQHEQRQKLEDQQRRQLTDCALKWGELQEVLLGEESDLHDNRIRLDERNRRADRTQQDGAGRQRSADVSVRPLDSTAEQCFHWRPVRIQKN
- the si:zfos-2326c3.2 gene encoding mitogen-activated protein kinase kinase kinase kinase 4 isoform X10 gives rise to the protein MSRENTTRSLDSIDLAALRDPAGIFELVEVVGNGTYGQVYKGRHVKTGQLAAIKVMEVTEEEEEEIKLEINMLKSYSHHRNIATYYGAFIKKGPAGQDHQLWLVMEYCGAGSVTDLVKKTKGNYLKEDWIAYICREVLRGLSHLHSHHVIHRDIKGQNVLLTENAEVKLVDFGVSAQLDRTIGRRNTFIGTPYWMAPEVIACDENPEATYDSRSDLWSLGITALEMAEGAPPLCDMHPMRALFLIPRNPPPKLKSKKWSKRFLSFIDSCLVKNHLHRPTTDALLRHAFIRDLANERQVRIMLRDHLDRTRKKKEKEGPEYEYSGSEEEEDEVPEEEGEPSSIVNVPGEWTLRREFLRLQTEDRDKSRDGGYGDGGGQQRPQALQQHRQQLAEQERYKQQLVADRQKRIQQQHEQRQKLEDQQRRQLTDCALKWGELQEVLLGEESDLHDNRIRLDERNRRADRTQDGAGRQRSADVSVRPLDSTAEQCFHWRPVRIQKN